DNA sequence from the Rubrivirga sp. SAORIC476 genome:
GCCGCCTCGTCGTAACCCGGGAGCTTCGCCACCGCGTCGCCGATGAGGCCCACCTCGTAGCCGATCCACGTCGTCACGAAGGCGAGGCAGGCGACCGGCGCCGCCGTCGAGTCGACGAGGTAGGCCAGCTTCTCACGGCTGATGCGGAGCCGGTCCGTGATGGGGCGCATGGTGCCGCCCACGATGAGCGTGTTGGCGTAGTCGTCGAAGAAGACCGTCACGCCGAGGACGGCCGTCGCGAACTGGCCCCGCCCGGCGGACCGCGCCCACTTCGTCACCACGTCCACGATGGCGGCCGTGCCGCCGTTCTTCTGGATCAGCCCGACCGTCCCGCCGATCATCATCGAGAAGATCAGGATGGCGGCGTGGTCGGAGTCGGCGAGTGCGGGCAGGATGTACGCCACGATGGTCGAGAACAGGCCCGTGAACCACCCCGTCAGCACGTCGCCGGAAACGATCCAGGCGCCGACCCACACGCCGAGGAACAGCGCCACGATGACCTGTCGGAACAGCAGCGCCGCCGCGATTGCGAGCAGGGCCGGCACGATGGCCAGCCACCCCACGTCGGGCGTCGCCTCCTCCGGCTCCGCCGCCTCGGCGCTTTCGACCGGGGCAGCCTCGACCGGGACCGGTACCGCCTCGGAATTCGTGGCGGGCTCCCCGTCAAGCGTCACCGGCGCTTCCACGGCCGACGAGTCGACCGCGGCAGGCACGCCCACGTCCTGCGCCTGCCCGCCGACCGCCAGCAGAAGCCCCAGCGCAAGCATCACCACGGAGCGCCGCGCGCCCCTCCCCTCTCGACACGTGCCTGCGAACGGAGTGAGCATCAAGTCGTCCCGAAGATGCGGTCCCCGGCGTCGCCGAGGCCCGGGCGGATGAAGGCGTTCTCGTCGAGCTGGCGATCCAACGCGGCGGTGTAGATCGGCACGTCGGGGTGGTAGTCGGTCAGCCGGGCGACGCCCTCGGGGGCGGCCACGAGGCAGACGAACGAGAGGTCCTTCGCGCCGCGGCTCTTGAGGTGGTTGATGGCGCCCGAGGCCGACCCGCCCGTCGCCAGCATCGGGTCCACCACGAACACGCGCGCGTCGCTGACCTGCGGCGGCACGTTGGAGTAGTAGTCGACCGGCTCGTGCGACTGCTCGTCGCGGTACATCCCCAGGTGCCCCACCCGCGCCTCGGGCACGAAGCGGACGAACCCATCCACGAGGCCGAGGCCGGCGCGGAGCACCGGGACCACCACGACCTCGCGGGCCAACCGGTAGCCGACCGTCTCTTCCAGCGGTGTCTGCACGGTCGTCTCCTCGACGGGCAACGTCCGCAGCGCCTCGTACGCCAGGATGGACGACACGTCGGAGAGCGTCCGCCGGAACTGGCCGTACGGCGTGGACACGTCGCGCAGCGTGGTCAGCGCGCGGTTGAGAAGCGGGTGGTCGACGACGGTCAGCAAGGGATAGGGGGCTGTGGCACGGGGCGGGGGTGAGCGAGAGGCGGGGAACAGGCCTCGGGCCCCGTCCCCCTGGCCTCGCGCCCTAGAGGCGGCCTTCCTGCTTGGCCTTCTTGTGTGCCTCCTCGTTCTCGACCCACGGGCGGCGCTCGAAGTAGCTGTCGGTCAGCTTCTTGAGGACCGGCGAGAGCAGCAGCAGCGCGAGCACGTTGGGCAGCGTCACGAGCGAGAGCGCCACGTCGCCGAGGTCCCAGATGGTTGTCACCGCCAGCACCGCGCCGACGAAGTGCATCACCACGAAGATGGCCTTGAACGGCAGGATGGCCTTGGTGCCGAACAGGTAGTTCGCACAGCGGTCGCCGTAGTAGCTCCACGAGATGGAGGTGGACACCGCGAACAGGATCACCGAGATGAGCACGATGAAGCGTCCCACTCCGCCGAGGCCGATCGGCGACAGCCCTCGCTCGAAGGCGAGCGTCGTCAGCGGCGCGCTCGTGCGGACGGTGTTGGCGTAGAACGTCTCCACGACCTGCCCGTCCGCCGTCAGCACGGCCTTGGTCGCAGCATCGATGGTGCCCGTGAACGGCACGGTCTGCGCCTCGTCCAGGAAGAGCGAGTCGATGCCGACGGTGAAGCGGCCGACGCGGGGGCCTGCGCCGTTCTCCGGGACGCCGTTGGCGTAGGAGATGGCCTCGGAGCCGAGGTAAGTCGTGTAGCCGGCCTCTCGCGACCCCTCGACGATGGACACGTTGGACGCGTCGAGGTCGACGGCGGCCGGAGCGGTCGCCTCGAAGGCGCCCGTGGTGACGAGCACGAGGCCCGTCATCGTGCAGATGATGATCGTGTCGATGAAGGGCTCCAGCAGCGCCACGACGCCCTCCGAGACCGGCTCGTCGGTCTTGGCCGCCGAGTGCGCGATGGGCGCCGAGCCCTGCCCGGCCTCGTTCGAGAAGAGCCCTCGCTGGACGCCGTACAGCATCGTCAGCAGGAACACGCCTGCGCCGGTGCCCGCCACGCCCGAGACCGGGTTGAAGGCCTCCGAGAAAATGCGGACGAAGGCGGCCGGAATCGCGCCGATGTTGAGGATCAGGATGAGCAACGCACCCGCCACGTAGACGGCGGCCATCACGGGCGCCACGATGCTGGTCACCTTGCCGATGCGGCTGATCCCGCCCAGGATCACGACGCCGACGATGGTCGCGGTGATGAGGCCGGTGATCCAGACCGGCACCCCGAACGAGTCGAAGACCTGCGTGGCGACCGTGTTGGCCTGGACCGCGTTGCCCGTCATGAACGACGTCAGCATGAGGGCGAAGGCGAAGAACATCGCGACCGGCTTCCAGTTGCGGCCAAGGCCGCGCTCGATGTAGTACATCGGGCCACCGGAGACGGAGCCCTCCCAGGCCTTGCCGTCCTGGTCCACGTGCACGTCGCGGTACTGCTGGGCGAGCGTCACCTCGGAGTACTTGGTGGCCATGCCGAGCAGCGCCGTCACCCACATCCAGAACAGCGCGCCGGGGCCGCCGATGTGGATCGCCAGCGCCACACCCGCGATGTTGCCGACGCCGACCGTCGCGCTGAGTGCCGTCGTGAGCGCCTGGAAGTGCGTCACGTCGCCGGGCTCGTCCGGGTCGTCGTAGCGGCCGGTGGCGACGGCGAAGCCGTGGCCGAGGCGGCGGAACTGGACGAACCCGAGCTTGATCGTCAGGAACAGGCCCGTCCCGAGCAGCCCGATGACCAGGGGCCACCGGAGCACGTTGTTGATGGCGTCGATGACGACGGAGAGGAGCTCCATGGGGCGGACGAGGGGGTGAGGACGGAAGCCGCGAAGATAGGGCCGTTCCCTGCACCTGCGCGCTCGACGCACGCAGAGACATCGCGACATCCCTCCACCATTTGACGCCTCTGAGGCGGGCCGTCCGCTACCGCGCCGCGGTGCGGGCAGGCGTCAGATCCTCCAGCAGCCTCTCCACCACGGCACGCCGTGCGGGGTCGCTCACCTCGAACGAGTCGGCCAGCACGAGGTACTGCTCCAGGTCGGACCGCGCGGCCAGCGTGTCGCCGAGGTAAGACTGGACGACGCCGCGGTCGAGGATGTGACGTGGCTCGTCGGGCTCCAGGGTGACCGCCTGGTCGAGGTCCTCCAGCGTCCGCACCCAGCCGTCGTCGAGGGTCTGGGCGACGAAGGCGCGGTGGCTGTAGATCTCGTCGAGCGCCGATCCACGCGCAGGCGTGCCCGCCTCGACGGCCTCGATCGCGGACGTGAGGTCGTCGTAGGCCGCCTGCACATCGTCAAGGGCCTCCCGGTCCTCCGAGCGAGCCCAGCGGCAGAGGCCGCGCGCGACGAGCGCGTCCGGGGCGCCCGGCGACTGCGCCAGCACCGAGTCCAACGACGCGACGCCCTCGTCCACGGCCCCGTCGAGGCAGGCGTCGTAGGCCCGCTCGACGGCCGCAAAGTCCACCTCGGACGTGCCCACCGGCCCGGCCTCGGGCGGCGCGTCGCCACACCCGGTGGCGACGAGGAGGGCGAGAACGACGGACCCGAAGCGCGTCACTACAGCGACGCCGGGTCGACTTCGATGAGCCGGCCGCGCACGAGCGCGAGCGTCCGCGCCGGGAAGGCCTTCACGAGGCGATAGTCGTGGGTCGCCATCAGGAGCGCCGTCCCCTGGCGGTTGACCTTGACGAGCAGCTTCTGGATCTCGTCGGCCACGCGGGGGTCGAGGTTGCCCGTCGGCTCGTCGGCCAGGAGGAGGCGCGGGTGGTTGACGAGCGCCCGCGCGATGCACGCGCGCTGCTGCTCACCGCCCGACATCTCGCTCGGCCGCGCCTTCGCGCGGTGTCCCAGCCCGACCTCCGACAGCGCCTGCAGCGCCCGCTCCTTGACCTCCTTGCCCCGCTTGCCGGTCGCGTAGAGCGCGAAGGCCACGTTCTCGTACGCGCTCCGGTCGGGCAGCAACTGGAAGTCCTGGAACACAATGCCCAGCATCCGCCGCAGCAAGGGAATGTCGTTCGGCTTGGTCGTGTCCGACTGGTACGGCCCCACGCGGACGAGCCCGTACTCGGGCATCACGTCCATGTAGAGCAGCTTCAGGATGGTCGACTTGCCACTCCCGGTCGGACCGATGAGGTAGGCCATCTCGCCCCGATTGAGCGTCAGGCTGAGGTCGGACGTGACCTCGACGCGCGAGCCATTGGGGTCGGTGTAGCCCGCGGCCACGTTGCGGATCTCCACGAGCGGACGCTCGCGCGGCGCACCGGCCGACGGCGGCGCGGAAGAATCGGGGGCAGAGTCGACGGCGGGGTCCACGGAGGCGAAAGAGAGAGCGCCCAAGCTACGCCGCCTCGACCACGTCGTCCGCTCGGGCGAACACCCAGTGGACGCGCTCGCTGGTCTCGTCGGCGTCCTCCTCCTCGAAGCCGTCGTAGGCCGCGACGGGCACGAGCCCGGCCGCCTCGGCCGCCGCCTGGACCTCGTCGAGCGTGTACGCCCGCTGGTGGTGCGTCTCGGTGACCTCGCGCCCGTCGGGAAGCGTCAACACGAAGTCGGTCGTGTGGAGGCGCGTCTCGGGGTCGTAGCGGCTCGTGCGCTGGTACGCGAACGCGTCCGTCTCGCCCGCGTCGTCGAACCCGTCGGCGTGGTTCTCCGAGTTGGCCGGGGTGGACTGGTCGATGATCGCGACGCCGCCCGGCGCGAGCGCGTCGCGGATGCTGGCGAGGAGGGCGGTGACTGCGTCGAGGTCGAGGAGGTAGTTCAGGCCGTCGTACACGAGCACCACCACGTCGGCGGGCGGGCCGGGGACCGCGTCGCCGAACGCGAGCGTGCCGAGCGCCACCGGCCGACCGGCCTGACGCACGCGCTCGCGGGCGACCTCGACCATGGCCTCGGAGCCGTCGTAGGCGCGGTAGGCGTAGCCGCCCGGGGGCGGACCGTACGGCTGGAGCGACACGGCCAGCGCGCCGGTGCCGCAGCCCAGTTCGACGAGGGTCTCCGCCTCGGGGTGATGCTCGCGCAGGAGCGACTGGAGGTAGGCCGCCCAGAACGGGTAGTCGACGTGCGCCATGACGGCGTCGTAGCCGGGGGCGAGGGCGGTGTAGGGAGCGGGCACGGGTCGGGCGGGGTGCGCTGCAAGGTCGGGCCAGGGGAGCACGCGGCGGCGGAAAATGCCGTGATACCTGTTCGGCCCAGATCGCGCATGAACGATCGACCCTCCCTCCTCCCCATGCTCCGCGCCCTTCCGCTCCTCCTCGCCCTCGTCCTCGCCACGGCGGCCCACGCCCAGCACGCGACGGCCTACCCCAACCCCCTCGGCGCCGGTCCGCTCACGGTCCAGCACGACGCCGAGGCGGCCGAGGTCGAACTATACGACGTGCTCGGCCGCCGCCTCGACCCGCGCTCCGACCTCGCGGCGGGCGTCTACCTCTGGCGCCTCCGCCTCGCCGACGGCACGGCCACGCCCGCCCAGTCGCTCACGAAGCTGGCGGCGGGACCGCTCGACGTGCACCTCGTCCGCGAGGCCCGCCCGGCCGCCCGGCTGGGGGCCATCGCCGAGGCGACGGTGGCCGACCGTGAGGGCTGCCGCGTGGCGGCGCCCGCGTTCGGCGGGTTGCAGCACGAGGGCCTGCGCGGGTCCACGCTCACACCCGTCGCTGGGGGCCTCGGCGTCTCGGGCGGACCGGCCTACGCGGCGCTCCTGACCTGCCTCCAGAACAGCGGCGGCGTGTCGTACGCCTTCCCGCAGGGCGCGTCGCCGTTCGCGACCGGCACCAGCCGTTTCGAGGCCGGGGCGATGGGCGCCGCCGGGACCGGCTTCCTCGACTCCGTCGCGGTCAACCTCCGCTCCGTCAGCGGCGGCTTCGCCGACCTCCGGTTCGGGACCGACGCCCAGTCCGCTCGTGCGCGCATGGTCTACGTGCTCGATTTCCTGCCGGATGGCGGCGTGGCGTTCCTCGACTCGGCGTTCGTCGCGCCGGGCACCCCCGTCACCCGGCGCATCGCGCGGATGTGGGGCGACGAGGGGCCGCTCGAGCTGTCCGGCCTCGCGTTCTCCAGCCGGCTGGAGCGGCCGGGCGGCGCGCTCCTCGACTCGGCCCTCGTCGCCGTCGCGGCGTTCCGCACATCTGACCCGAAGGGCGTGATGATCCAGATCGAGGGCGCGACGCTCCAGGGCGACGCCGTCGCCGTCGCCATCGCGCAGGTGGAGACCGCGATCCCGGCCGTGTTCGAGAAAGCGCTCCTGCAGACGACCGACGCCCAGTTCGGCGTCGAGGACCTCTCGTTCATGGCAGCCACCGGCGGCGACCCCACGCTCCAGGCGCCCGCCGTGCCCCGGCCGATGTGGCTCCAGCCGGCCGACCCCAACGGGCTGATGACCGACGCCGGGACGATGGAGATCCGCTGCGCGCGGGGCCGCTCGTGCAGCACTTACGGCGTCGTCGCCGTCCCGTCGCTCTACTCGACGTCAGGCATGGGCACCGAGGGGCTCGGCAACGGCTCGGCGCTAGCGGCGTCCGTGCAGGCGGGCGGGTTCGCGACCCGGAACGGGCGCGGCCTCGTCTTCAGCCCCGGCTCCCAGTTCGCGACCGAGGCCGTCTTCGTTCAGGAGATGCCGTCCGGCGCGACCACGACCGGCGCCGTGCGCGTGGTGGCCGGGACGCCGGGCAGCAGCAGCCTCGTGGTCGGCGTGCAGGACACCGGCGCCACGCCGACGGTCACGGGCGGCGAGGTCGTCTACCTCCGCGACGGCGTCGTCCGCCGCCAGTTCGACCTCACGCCCGGGACGCCCGTGAACCTCGGCCTCCGCGTCGAGCTCTCCGGCGCGTTCATCTCCATCCAGGCCGGCGGCGACCCCACGCTCGCGCCGTCGGGCCGGCTCGTGTTCCGTTACGTGGACGCGCTCCGGGCGAACAGCGCCGTCGAGGTCCGCCTCGACCTCGGCGACCGGACGCCGGAGGGGTACTACACGATCACGATGGAGCACCTGACGCCCTGGTCGCTCGACTTCATCGCGGTGAACGGCGGCGGCGATCCGACGTTCTCGGCCGGGCCCTGACCCACCGGCTCCCTCCGCCTCGGCATCGAGGCGGGGGCATCAGCCGGCGCGGCGGGCGGCCATCTGGGCCGCCATCCGGATCGCGGCGATCATCGACGATGCGTCGGCCACGTTTTTCCCAGCCACGTCGAACGCCGTCCCGTGGTCCGGGCTCGTGCGCACGATGGGGAGCCCGAGCGTGACGTTCACGCCGGCCCCCTGCGCGAGCGCCTTGAACGGGGCGAGGCCCTGGTCGTGGTACATCGCCACGACGGCGTCGGCGTGGCGCCAGCCGCCCCGGCCAAAGAACGCGTCGGCCGGGTGCGGGCCGGACACGTCGAGCCCGTCGACCCGGAGCGCGTCGAGCGCCGGGCGGATCGTGTCGATCTCCTCCGTCCCGATCACGCCGCCGTCGCCCGCGTGCGGGTTGAGGCCGAGCACGGCGAGGCGGGGCGCGGGGATGCCGAGGTCGGCGTGGAGCGCGTCGGCGAGCGTGCGGCAGACGCGCTGGATGCGGTCCGGCGAGACGAGCGCCGGGACGGCGGAGACCGGGACGTGGATCGTCACCAGCGCGACGCGGAGCGGCCCGGCAGGGAGGTCCGCCGCGAGGACCATCACGACGGTCGACGCGCCCGTCCGCTGCTGCAAGAACTCGGTGTGGCCGGGCACGGTGTAGCCCGCGAGTTGGATCGCCTCCTTCGAGATCGGCGCCGTGACGATCCCGTCCACGTCGCCCGCCAGCGCCAGGTCGATGGCGCACGCGACGGCCTCCATCGCGCGCCGCCCCCCCTCCGCCGTCGTCTGACCGACGTCGAGCACCGGCTCGCTGCCCGGGTCGGGGTCGAGGATGGCGAGCCCCTCCCCCGCCGCTTGGTCCGCATGGGTCACCTCGCGGACCGGCCCGAGGCCGAGCGCCTCGGCCTGTGCGCCCAGCACCGCCGCGCTACCCACCACGAGCAGGTCGGCCCCGAGATCGGACGGAGCGGCTTTCAGGATCACCTCGGGACCGATCCCGTTGGGATCGCCCAGGCTGACGGCGAGAAGAGGGCGGTCGCGCATCAGGAGGAGGTCCAGGGGCCGGGTTCAGATGCGAGGCGCGCATCCCCCCCGGCCTCGTCCACCAACAGGTCCAGCAGCAGGCGGACGCCGAAGCCGCTCGCGCCCTTCGGCCGGTAGCCGTAGGCCGCGTTGAGGAAGGACGGCCGCGCGAGGTCGACGTGGACCCACGGATACGCCGGGTCGCCCGCCGCGTCGCGCGTGAACGCCTCCAGGAACGCCGCCGCGGTGATGGTCCCCGCCATTCGCCCCCCGACGTTCTTCAGGTCCGCGATGTCGCTCGTCAACTGCTCGCGGTAGTGCGGGTAGAGCGGCAGCACCCACGACAGGTCGCCTGTGGCGTCGCCCGCGCGGTGGACGCGGTCGGCGAGGTCGCGGTCCTCGTGCCGTGCGAGGACGGCCGCGACGCGCTCGCCGAGGGCGACGCCCTGCGCGCCGGTCAGCGTAGCCGCGTCGAGCACCCAGCGCGGGTCGAGCCGCTGGGCGAGGCTGAGCGCGTCGGCGAGGATGAGGCGCCCCTCGGCGTCCGTGTTGAGGACCTCGACAGTGGCCCCCGAGTGCATCGTGAGCACGTCGCCGGGCGCGAAGGCGCGTCCGCCCGGTCGGTTGTCGGTCATCGGCAGCAGCCCGATCACGCGGAGCGGCAGCCCCAACCGCGCGGCGCCGACGACGGCCGCGGCGACCGCCGCCCCGCCCGCCATGTCGGCCTTCATGAAGTCCATCGAGTCCTTGGTCGGCTTCAGCGACAGCCCGCCGGTGTCGTAGGTCACCGTCTTGCCCACCAGGACGACCGGCGCGTCCGCTTCGGTGCCCTCGGGCGTCCACTCCAGCGTCACGAAGCGGGGCGGGTCGAGGCTGCCACGGTTGACGCCGAGCACGCCACCCAGCCGCTCGGCTTCGATCCGGTCCTTGTCCCAGACCTCGCAGCGGACGCCCGCGTCCTCGGCCACCTCGGCGACCAGGTCGGCCAGCGCCGCCGGCATCTTGGCGTCGGGCGGGAGGTTGACGAGGTCGCGGCACCAGGCCGTCGCCTCGGCGCGGACCGCCGCGCGCCCCACCGCTGCCGTCAGGCCGTCGGACGGGGTCTCCGCCCACAGCCCGAGCGCGACGGGGTCCTGCGGGTCCTCCGACCGGCACGCGTCGAACCGGTACCCGCCGAGCAGGAAGCCCTCCACGAGGGCCGCCGCCACGTCAGCGGATTCCCCCGGGGGGAGCGCCAGCACGGCGCGGTCGAGGTCGAGGCTGTCCGCCTGCCGAGCCGCCGCCGCCGCCGCCCAGCGCCAGCGCTCCAGGCCGGGTTCGTCGCCGAGGCGGACGACCAGCACGCGCGAGCCGTCAGGGCGGATGAGCATGGCCGGACGCTTCGCCGCCGCTGCGTCCGTCCGCGCGGTCTCATATGCGGGGCCGAGCGCCGCGCGCCACGCCTCCGGTCCGTCGCCGTCGACGGGGAGCACGAGGAGCCCGGTCGGGGAATCGAGGAGGTCGCCGGAGACGAGGTGGATCATGAGAGCGTGGGGGCGAGCGGCAGGCTCGGGTGTCGAGAGGCTGCCAGGATCCCGCCTTCGGGTTCGGGACGAGACGGAGGAGATGAGGGGCCGGCGAATCCGGCGCAGACCGCACCGCCCTGCATGCCGGCACAGGCCACCACGCGGGATCAGTCGATCGATCCCTTAAACTGGGCGAGCAGGGCGAGGTCTGCCTCAGAAAGTCCCCCGTCGTCATCGTCGTCCTCCGTCGCGCCCGGTGCGACGATGTGCATCGGGGCCGAGTCCACGACGTCCTTGATCGTGCGCGAGAGCTGGCCGTCCTTGACGAAGGCCCCGGATGCGTTGGCGTGCCCACCGCCGCCGAACCGGCTCGCCCACTGGTTGATCGGGCAGTCGCCCTTGGAGCGGAACGACAGCTTGACGCCGGACGACAGCTCCAGGAAGATGACTGCCGCGAGGACGCCGTCCAGCGACAGGCCGTAGTTGATCAGCCCCTCGGTCTCGTCGAAGAAGGCGCCCGACTGGCGGAGCATGTCCTGGGTGACGAACATCGTCGCCAGTCGGCCCTCGTAGTGGGTGGTGATGGTGGCGAGCGAGGCGCTCAGCAGCGCCAGCCCCTCGCGGCTGCGGCCGTCGAAGATCGAGATGTGGATCGGCTCCGGCGCCACGTCGCCGCGCTCCAGGATGTCGGCCACGATGGCGTGCGTCCGCGGCGTCGTCGCGCTGTAGCGGAACGAGCCGGTGTCGGTCATGATGCCGACGTAGAGCGCCGTCGCCACCGCCCGGTCGACCAGGGCCGGGTCGATGCCCGCGATCAGTTCGTAGGCGATCTCGGCCGCCGAGGCCGTGTCGGTACGCACGCAGGGCGCGTCGAACCACGTCTCCGGGTCCGGGTGGTGGTCGATCAGCAGCACCGGTCGCCCCGACTTGCGGAACACGTCTCCGACGGCCCCGAGGCGGTGAGCCGCGTTGGCGTCGACCACCAGGAGCGCGTCTGCCTCGGCGACGGCCTGGGCCTGGGCGAGGTCGCCGGACTCGTAGACCGCCATCAGGCCCGCCGGCTGCTCCTCGGCGAGCCAGTCGAGGTTGCGCGGCACCTTGTCGGTGTTCAGCACGAGGACGGTCTTGCCGAGCGCCTGGAGGGCGCGAGCGACCGCGATCTCCGTGCCGATGGCGTCGCCGTCGGGCCGGAGGTGCGTCGTGATGACGACGCGGTCGGCAGCGACGAGGGCGTCGCGGACGGCGGCGAGGGCGGGCGAATCGTGAACGGGGATCATGCGTCTGGCGCGGCGGGGGAAGCTACGCGCGCCGGTCGGCGCGGCGCCCCGAGGATGAGCCGCGGGCCGCGGTCGTAGGTGAGGTAGTTGTAGAACCAGTTGCCGAAGACGGCCGCACGGTTCCGGAAGCCCACCAGGCTCACGAGGTGGACGAGCAGCCACCCGACCCAGGCCAGGAAGCCGGTCAGCGTGAAGCCGCTGGGCAGCTGCAGGATGGCCGCGTTCCGGCCGATGGTCGCCATCTGGCCGAGGTCGTCGTACACGAACGGCTCGTCGATGGCGGCGAGGTCGCCCGAGTCCATCGCCTCGATCAGCTTTGCGGCGTGCTTGCCCTGCTGGATGGCCACCTGCGCGACCTGCGGGTAGAGCGCGCCCTCGGCGTCCGTCGCCCCGGCCGCATCCCCCACGACGAACACGCGGTCGTGAC
Encoded proteins:
- the pdxA gene encoding 4-hydroxythreonine-4-phosphate dehydrogenase PdxA, whose translation is MRDRPLLAVSLGDPNGIGPEVILKAAPSDLGADLLVVGSAAVLGAQAEALGLGPVREVTHADQAAGEGLAILDPDPGSEPVLDVGQTTAEGGRRAMEAVACAIDLALAGDVDGIVTAPISKEAIQLAGYTVPGHTEFLQQRTGASTVVMVLAADLPAGPLRVALVTIHVPVSAVPALVSPDRIQRVCRTLADALHADLGIPAPRLAVLGLNPHAGDGGVIGTEEIDTIRPALDALRVDGLDVSGPHPADAFFGRGGWRHADAVVAMYHDQGLAPFKALAQGAGVNVTLGLPIVRTSPDHGTAFDVAGKNVADASSMIAAIRMAAQMAARRAG
- a CDS encoding M17 family metallopeptidase, translated to MIHLVSGDLLDSPTGLLVLPVDGDGPEAWRAALGPAYETARTDAAAAKRPAMLIRPDGSRVLVVRLGDEPGLERWRWAAAAAARQADSLDLDRAVLALPPGESADVAAALVEGFLLGGYRFDACRSEDPQDPVALGLWAETPSDGLTAAVGRAAVRAEATAWCRDLVNLPPDAKMPAALADLVAEVAEDAGVRCEVWDKDRIEAERLGGVLGVNRGSLDPPRFVTLEWTPEGTEADAPVVLVGKTVTYDTGGLSLKPTKDSMDFMKADMAGGAAVAAAVVGAARLGLPLRVIGLLPMTDNRPGGRAFAPGDVLTMHSGATVEVLNTDAEGRLILADALSLAQRLDPRWVLDAATLTGAQGVALGERVAAVLARHEDRDLADRVHRAGDATGDLSWVLPLYPHYREQLTSDIADLKNVGGRMAGTITAAAFLEAFTRDAAGDPAYPWVHVDLARPSFLNAAYGYRPKGASGFGVRLLLDLLVDEAGGDARLASEPGPWTSS
- a CDS encoding cell division ATP-binding protein FtsE, encoding MDPAVDSAPDSSAPPSAGAPRERPLVEIRNVAAGYTDPNGSRVEVTSDLSLTLNRGEMAYLIGPTGSGKSTILKLLYMDVMPEYGLVRVGPYQSDTTKPNDIPLLRRMLGIVFQDFQLLPDRSAYENVAFALYATGKRGKEVKERALQALSEVGLGHRAKARPSEMSGGEQQRACIARALVNHPRLLLADEPTGNLDPRVADEIQKLLVKVNRQGTALLMATHDYRLVKAFPARTLALVRGRLIEVDPASL
- a CDS encoding T9SS type A sorting domain-containing protein — its product is MLRALPLLLALVLATAAHAQHATAYPNPLGAGPLTVQHDAEAAEVELYDVLGRRLDPRSDLAAGVYLWRLRLADGTATPAQSLTKLAAGPLDVHLVREARPAARLGAIAEATVADREGCRVAAPAFGGLQHEGLRGSTLTPVAGGLGVSGGPAYAALLTCLQNSGGVSYAFPQGASPFATGTSRFEAGAMGAAGTGFLDSVAVNLRSVSGGFADLRFGTDAQSARARMVYVLDFLPDGGVAFLDSAFVAPGTPVTRRIARMWGDEGPLELSGLAFSSRLERPGGALLDSALVAVAAFRTSDPKGVMIQIEGATLQGDAVAVAIAQVETAIPAVFEKALLQTTDAQFGVEDLSFMAATGGDPTLQAPAVPRPMWLQPADPNGLMTDAGTMEIRCARGRSCSTYGVVAVPSLYSTSGMGTEGLGNGSALAASVQAGGFATRNGRGLVFSPGSQFATEAVFVQEMPSGATTTGAVRVVAGTPGSSSLVVGVQDTGATPTVTGGEVVYLRDGVVRRQFDLTPGTPVNLGLRVELSGAFISIQAGGDPTLAPSGRLVFRYVDALRANSAVEVRLDLGDRTPEGYYTITMEHLTPWSLDFIAVNGGGDPTFSAGP
- the upp gene encoding uracil phosphoribosyltransferase, producing the protein MLTVVDHPLLNRALTTLRDVSTPYGQFRRTLSDVSSILAYEALRTLPVEETTVQTPLEETVGYRLAREVVVVPVLRAGLGLVDGFVRFVPEARVGHLGMYRDEQSHEPVDYYSNVPPQVSDARVFVVDPMLATGGSASGAINHLKSRGAKDLSFVCLVAAPEGVARLTDYHPDVPIYTAALDRQLDENAFIRPGLGDAGDRIFGTT
- a CDS encoding class I SAM-dependent methyltransferase; the protein is MPAPYTALAPGYDAVMAHVDYPFWAAYLQSLLREHHPEAETLVELGCGTGALAVSLQPYGPPPGGYAYRAYDGSEAMVEVARERVRQAGRPVALGTLAFGDAVPGPPADVVVLVYDGLNYLLDLDAVTALLASIRDALAPGGVAIIDQSTPANSENHADGFDDAGETDAFAYQRTSRYDPETRLHTTDFVLTLPDGREVTETHHQRAYTLDEVQAAAEAAGLVPVAAYDGFEEEDADETSERVHWVFARADDVVEAA
- a CDS encoding tetratricopeptide repeat protein, with amino-acid sequence MTRFGSVVLALLVATGCGDAPPEAGPVGTSEVDFAAVERAYDACLDGAVDEGVASLDSVLAQSPGAPDALVARGLCRWARSEDREALDDVQAAYDDLTSAIEAVEAGTPARGSALDEIYSHRAFVAQTLDDGWVRTLEDLDQAVTLEPDEPRHILDRGVVQSYLGDTLAARSDLEQYLVLADSFEVSDPARRAVVERLLEDLTPARTAAR
- a CDS encoding sodium:alanine symporter family protein — translated: MELLSVVIDAINNVLRWPLVIGLLGTGLFLTIKLGFVQFRRLGHGFAVATGRYDDPDEPGDVTHFQALTTALSATVGVGNIAGVALAIHIGGPGALFWMWVTALLGMATKYSEVTLAQQYRDVHVDQDGKAWEGSVSGGPMYYIERGLGRNWKPVAMFFAFALMLTSFMTGNAVQANTVATQVFDSFGVPVWITGLITATIVGVVILGGISRIGKVTSIVAPVMAAVYVAGALLILILNIGAIPAAFVRIFSEAFNPVSGVAGTGAGVFLLTMLYGVQRGLFSNEAGQGSAPIAHSAAKTDEPVSEGVVALLEPFIDTIIICTMTGLVLVTTGAFEATAPAAVDLDASNVSIVEGSREAGYTTYLGSEAISYANGVPENGAGPRVGRFTVGIDSLFLDEAQTVPFTGTIDAATKAVLTADGQVVETFYANTVRTSAPLTTLAFERGLSPIGLGGVGRFIVLISVILFAVSTSISWSYYGDRCANYLFGTKAILPFKAIFVVMHFVGAVLAVTTIWDLGDVALSLVTLPNVLALLLLSPVLKKLTDSYFERRPWVENEEAHKKAKQEGRL
- a CDS encoding bifunctional oligoribonuclease/PAP phosphatase NrnA encodes the protein MIPVHDSPALAAVRDALVAADRVVITTHLRPDGDAIGTEIAVARALQALGKTVLVLNTDKVPRNLDWLAEEQPAGLMAVYESGDLAQAQAVAEADALLVVDANAAHRLGAVGDVFRKSGRPVLLIDHHPDPETWFDAPCVRTDTASAAEIAYELIAGIDPALVDRAVATALYVGIMTDTGSFRYSATTPRTHAIVADILERGDVAPEPIHISIFDGRSREGLALLSASLATITTHYEGRLATMFVTQDMLRQSGAFFDETEGLINYGLSLDGVLAAVIFLELSSGVKLSFRSKGDCPINQWASRFGGGGHANASGAFVKDGQLSRTIKDVVDSAPMHIVAPGATEDDDDDGGLSEADLALLAQFKGSID